One region of Bombus affinis isolate iyBomAffi1 chromosome 5, iyBomAffi1.2, whole genome shotgun sequence genomic DNA includes:
- the LOC126916679 gene encoding spectrin alpha chain isoform X1, with the protein MDQITPKEVKILENPEDIQERREQVLSRYANFKAEARNKRDKLEDSRRFQYFKRDADELEGWIFEKLQAASDESYKDPTNLQAKIQKHQAFEAEVAAHSNAIVSLDNTGSEMIAQHHFASDVISKRLMDLHQLWVLLLSRLADKGLKLQQALVLVQFIRHCDEVMFWIHDKEAFVTTDEFGHDLEHVEVLQRKFDEFQKDMASQEYRVTEVNELADKLLLDGHPERDTILRRKEELNESWQRLKQLAVLRQEKLFGAHEIQRFNRDADETMAWIAEKDVVLSSDDFGRDLASVQTLQRKHEGIERDLAALEDKVYTLGAEADRLAAIHQADHSKQIQAKRAEILQSWESLTAKAKERRLKLDESYYLHRFLADYRDLVSWMNDMRAIISADELAKDVAGAEALVERHQEHKGEIDARADSFDATTLAGNKLLEKKHYAAEEVTRKLNSLTEDKQSLLSLWEKRKILYEQCMDLQLFYRDTEQADAWMAKQEAFLANEDLGDSLDSVEALIKKHEDFDKSLAAQEEKVKILDDFAGKLIEGEHYAADDVAQRRQLLLERRAILLEKSAQRRRRLEDAYKLQQFERDCDETKGWVNEKLKFATDDSYLDPTNLNGKVQKHQNFEQELNANRTRMEEMVATGQELIESGHYASDRIRTRTDEIMSLWESLTHASEKKGAKLQEASQQQQFNRTVEDIELWLSEVEGQLMSEDYGKDLTSVQNLQKKHALLEADVTSHSDRIDSIAQAADQFVKSGHFDADNIKAKQEQLQARYAALQQPMSIRKQRLLDSLQVQQLFRDIEDEEAWIREKEPVAASTNRGRDLIGVQNLQKKHQAVLAEINNHEPRVAAVCQAGASMLQESHFAAEEISQRLAALDEHWGQLKEKARQRKNDLDDSLQAHQYFADANEAESWMKEKRPIVMNADYGKDEDSSEALLKKHEALVSDLEAFASTIAALRDQAASCRQQETPTIDITGKECVVALYDYTEKSPREVSMKKGDTLTLLNSNNKDWWKVEVNDRQGFVPAAYVKRVEPEAGLSASQQNLAREQSSIAARQAQIEAQYDDLLRLARERQNKLNETAKAYVLVREAAELATWIKDKENHAQVQDVGEDLEQVEVMQKKFDDFQADLKANEVRLAEMNEIAVQLMSLGQTEAALKIQTQIQDLNEKWTSLQTLTAERANQLGSAHEVQRFHRDVDETKDWIREKDAALNNDDLGKDLRSVQALQRKHEGLERDLAALGDKIKQLDETANRLMQSHPETAEQTYAKQKEINEEWTQLTAKANSRKEKLLDSYDLQRFLSDYRDLMAWINSMMGLVASEELASDVTGAEALLERHQNHRAEIDARYGILPEEHRMEIDARAGTFQAFELFGQQLLQSSHYASVEIQEKLESMAEARQELEKAWIQRRMQLDQNLELQLFCRDCEQAENWMSAREAFLSSADTVDSSDNVEALIKKHEDFDKAINAHEEKIATLQTLADQLIAAEHYAAKPIDDRRCQVLDRWKHLKDALIEKRSKLGESQTLQQFSRDADEMENWIAEKLQLATEENYKDPANIQSKHQKHQAFEAELAANADRIQSVLAMGGNLIEKHQCAGSEDAVQKRLASIADQWEYLTQKTTEKSMKLKEANKQRTYIAAVKDLDFWLGEVESLLTSEDAGKDLASVQNLMKKHQLVEADIQAHEERIKDMNAQADSLIESGQFDAAGIQEKRQSINERYERIRNLAAHRQARLNEANTLHQFFRDIADEESWIKEKKLLVGSDDYGRDLTGVQNLKKKHKRLEAELGSHEPAIQAVQEAGEKLMDVSNLGVPEIEQRLKLLNQAWAELKQLAANRGQKLDESLTYQQFLAKVEEEEAWITEKQQLLSVEDYGDTMAAVQGLLKKHDAFETDFAAHGERCKDICEAGEALIKAGNHRADAIGQRCAQLRNKLEQLGALAARRKTRLNDNSAYLQFMWKADVVESWIADKETHVRSEEFGRDLSTVQTLLTKQETFDAGLHAFEHEGIQNITSLKEMLVDSGHDQTPSIQKRHADVIARWQKLLADSDARKQRLLRMQDQFRQIEELYLTFAKKASAFNSWFENAEEDLTDPVRCNSIEEIRALREAHAQFQASLSSAEADFEALAALDRQIKSFNVGPNPYTWFTMEALEDTWRNLQKIIKERDVELAKEAQRQEENDKLRKEFAKHANAFHQWLAETRTSMMEGSGSLEQQLEATKRKTQEVRARRQDLKKIEDLGAILEEHLILDNRYTEHSTVGLAQQWDQLDQLGMRMQHNLEQQIQARNQSGVSEDALKEFSMMFKHFDKDKSGRLNHQEFKSCLRALGYDLPMVEEGQPDPEFENILDIVDPNRDGYVSLQEYMAFMISKETENVQSSEEIENAFRAITAADRPYVTKEELYANLTKEMADYCVARMKPYVDPKTERPITGALDYIEFTRTLFQN; encoded by the exons ATGGATCAGATTACGCCAAAGGAAGTGAAAATCTTGGAAAATCCTGAGGACATTCAAGAACGGAGAGAGCAAGTTCTCAGTCGATATGCGAATTTCAAGGCAGAAGCTAGGAACAAGAGAGATAAACTTGAGGACTCCCGTCGCTTTCAA TATTTTAAGCGAGATGCGGACGAACTCGAAGGATGgatttttgaaaaattgcaaGCTGCTTCGGATGAAAGCTACAAAGATCCTACCAACCTTCAGGCAAAGATACAGAAGCATCAAGCTTTCGAAGCAGAAGTTGCAGCTCATTCTAATGCTATAGTGTCATTAGATAATACCGGATCAGAGATGATAGCTCAACACCATTTTGCAAGCGATGTTATTAGTAAGAGATTAA TGGATCTTCATCAGTTATGGGTGTTGCTGCTCTCTAGATTGGCAGACAAGGGTCTTAAATTACAACAAGCCCTAGTACTTGTACAATTTATTCGACACTGTGACGAAGTAATGTTCTGGATTCATGACAAGGAAGCATTTGTAACAACGGACGAATTTGGTCACGACTTGGAACATGTTGAAGTACTCCAAAGGAAATTTGACGAATTCCAAAAGGATATGGCTAGCCAAGAATACAGAGTAACAGAAGTAAACGAACTCGCAGATAAACTTCTTTTGGATGGGCATCCTGAACGTGATACTATCCTACGTAGGAAGGAGGAACTCAACGAATCCTGGCAAAGATTGAAGCAGCTCGCTGTTTTGAGACAAGAGAAACTTTTTGGTGCACACGAAATTCAAAGATTTAACCGAGATGCCGATGAAACAATGGCTTGGATCGCAGAAAAGGATGTTGTTCTATCTTCAGATGATTTTGGACGCGACCTTGCAAGCGTACAAACCTTACAAAGAAAGCATGAGGGCATAGAACGTGATTTGGCAGCTTTAGAGGATAAAGTTTATACATTGGGAGCAGAGGCAGATCGTCTTGCAGCCATTCATCAAGCAGATCATTCTAAACAGATTCAAGCTAAACGCGCAGAGATCTTGCAGTCGTGGGAGAGCTTAACGGCAAAAGCAAAAGAACGTCGTCTGAAGCTCGATGAATCGTACTATTTGCATAGATTTTTGGCTGATTATAGAGACTTGGTTTCTTGGATGAACGACATGCGCGCGATTATATCGGCAGACGAACTAGCTAAAGACGTTGCTGGTGCAGAAGCTCTTGTTGAAAGACATCAGGAGCACAAGGGAGAAATTGATGCTAGAGCCGACAGCTTCGATGCGACTACTTTGGCTGGCAACAAACTATTGGAAAAGAAACATTATGCTGCGGAAGAAGTAACCAGAAAATTGAATTCCCTCACCGAAGATAAGCAGTCACTTTTGAGTCTTTGGGAAAAACGAAAAATCTTGTATGAACAATGCATGGACTTGCAGCTATTCTACCGTGATACGGAACAAGCGGATGCATGGATGGCTAAGCAGGAAGCATTTTTAGCAAACGAAGACCTGGGTGATTCCCTCGACAGCGTAGAAGCTCTTATTAAGAAGCACGAAGATTTCGACAAGTCTTTGGCAGCACAGGAGGAAAAAGTCAAGATATTAGACGACTTTGCCGGCAAGTTGATAGAAGGAGAACATTATGCAGCTGACGACGTAGCACAAAGACGTCAACTTCTGTTAGAAAGACGTGCCATTCTTCTTGAAAAATCGGCTCAAAGAAGACGTCGTTTAGAGGACGCATACAAACTACAGCAATTCGAACGCGACTGCGACGAAACAAAGGGTTGGGTAAACGAGAAACTCAAATTTGCCACTGATGATAGCTACTTGGACCCCACTAACTTAAATGGAAAAGTACAGAAACATCAGAACTTTGAGCAAGAATTAAACGCCAACAGAACTCGTATGGAAGAGATGGTAGCTACTGGTCAAGAATTAATTGAGAGTGGTCACTATGCCAGTGATAGAATTCGCACTCGTACTGATGAAATTATGTCTCTGTGGGAAAGTCTTACCCATGCCAGTGAAAAGAAAGGTGCTAAGCTGCAAGAAGCCTCCCAACAACAACAATTTAATCGTACCGTCGAGGATATTGAGTTATGGCTGTCAGAAGTAGAAGGACAACTGATGTCTGAAGATTATGGCAAAGATCTAACCAGTGTGCAAAATCTTCAAAAGAAGCATGCTCTTTTGGAAGCCGACGTCACATCCCATTCGGATAGAATCGATAGCATTGCCCAAGCTGCAGATCAATTTGTGAAATCAGGACATTTTGATGCAGACAATATCAAGGCTAAGCAGGAACAACTACAAGCTCGATACGCTGCACTTCAACAGCCCATGAGCATTCGTAAACAACGACTTCTCGACTCACTGCAGGTACAACAGCTATTCAGAGATATAGAGGACGAAGAAGCTTGGATCCGCGAAAAAGAACCAGTTGCAGCGTCCACCAACCGTGGACGCGATCTCATTGGTGTACAAAATCTACAGAAGAAGCATCAAGCTGTTTTAGCAGAAATAAATAATCACGAACCACGTGTAGCTGCTGTTTGCCAAGCAGGTGCGTCAATGTTGCAAGAAAGCCACTTTGCCGCAGAGGAAATTAGCCAACGTTTGGCTGCATTGGATGAACATTGGGGACAACTGAAAGAGAAAGCCAGACAACGTAAGAATGACCTGGATGACTCCCTTCAGGCACATCAGTACTTTGCTGATGCTAATGAAGCTGAATCCTGGATGAAGGAAAAACGACCCATAGTTATGAATGCTGACTATGGAAAGGACGAAGATAGTTCTGAGGCTCTTTTAAAGAAACACGAGGCATTGGTCAGTGATCTGGAGGCATTTGCAAGTACCATAGCTGCTCTTAGAGACCAGGCTGCTTCTTGTCGTCAACAGGAAACTCCTACTATTGATATTACTGGTAAAGAGTGTGTGGTGGCTCTCTATGACTATACAGAGAAGTCACCAAGAGAAGTTTCCATGAAGAAGGGCGACACTTTGACTCTGTTGAATTCTAATAACAAAGATTGGTGGAAAGTTGAAGTAAATGATCGTCAAGGTTTTGTTCCAGCTGCCTATGTAAAGAGGGTAGAACCCGAGGCGGGATTAAGCGCTTCTCAACAGAATCTTGCTAGAGAACAAAGTTCCATAGCTGCCAGGCAAGCTCAGATAGAAGCTCAGTATGATGATCTTTTGAGACTTGCGCGCGAAAGGCAAAATAAACTCAATGAAACAGCCAAGGCTTATGTACTTGTCAGAGAAGCTGCAGAATTGGCCACTTGGATTAAGGATAAAGAGAATCACGCTCAAGTTCAGGACGTTGGCGAGGATCTAGAACAGGTAGAGGTAATGCAGAAGAAATTCGATGACTTCCAGGCAGACTTGAAGGCCAATGAGGTTCGGTTAGCTGAAATGAACGAGATTGCCGTACAGTTAATGAGTCTTGGGCAGACAGAGGCTGCTCTGAAGATTCAAACACAGATACAGGATCTAAACGAAAAATGGACCAGCTTGCAAACTCTCACTGCGGAACGTGCTAATCAACTTGGTTCCGCTCACGAGGTTCAACGATTCCATCGTGACGTCGATGAGACTAAGGACTGGATTCGAGAGAAGGATGCTGCACTGAACAACGACGATCTTGGAAAAGATTTACGGAGCGTTCAGGCTTTGCAGCGCAAGCACGAGGGTCTGGAAAGAGATTTAGCTGCCTTGGGAGATAAAATTAAACAGCTGGATGAAACAGCTAATCGCTTGATGCAATCACATCCTGAAACTGCTGAACAGACCTACGCCAAGCAGAAAGAGATCAACGAAGAATGGACTCAACTGACGGCAAAAGCTAATAGTAGGAAGGAAAAGTTGCTGGATTCTTATGATCTGCAACGTTTCCTTAGTGACTACAGAGACCTGATGGCTTGGATCAACTCGATGATGGGTTTAGTCGCATCGGAGGAGCTGGCTTCAGATGTGACCGGTGCAGAAGCTCTCCTAGAACGACACCAG AATCACAGGGCAGAGATAGACGCACGATACGGCATACTTCCAGAG GAACATCGCATGGAGATCGACGCCAGAGCAGGTACTTTCCAGGCATTTGAACTTTTCGGTCAGCAGCTTTTACAATCCAGTCACTATGCTAGTGTCGAGATTCAAGAAAAACTCGAATCTATGGCTGAAGCACGCCAAGAATTAGAGAAAGCTTGGATCCAACGACGTATGCAGCTAGATCAAAACTTGGAGCTACAATTGTTCTGCAGAGATTGCGAGCAAGCTGAGAACTGGATGAGCGCCCGAGAAGCTTTCTTAAGCAGTGCAGACACTGTTGATAGTAGTGACAACGTAGAGGCTCTCATTAAGAAACACGAAGACTTTGACAAAGCTATCAATGCTCACGAAGAGAAGATTGCCACATTGCAGACTCTGGCTGATCAGTTAATCGCTGCCGAACATTATGCTGCAAAACCAATTGATGATAGACGTTGCCAAGTCCTGGATCGCTGGAAACATTTGAAGGATGCTCTTATTGAGAAACGTTCCAAATTAGGAGAGTCTCAAACTCTACAACAATTCTCCCGAGATGCCGATGAAATGGAAAATTGGATTGCTGAGAAACTGCAGCTCGCTACTGAGGAGAACTACAAGGATCCAGCTAATATTCAATCAAAACATCAGAAACACCAAGCATTTGAGGCTGAATTGGCAGCGAATGCGGACAGAATTCAATCTGTATTAGCTATGGGAGGTAATTTAATCGAGAAACACCAATGTGCTGGTTCTGAGGACGCTGTCCAAAAGAGGCTAGCGTCAATTGCCGATCAATGGGAGTATCTTACCCAGAAGACTACGGAGAAGTCGATGAAGCTGAAAGAAGCCAATAAACAGCGTACATATATTGCTGCTGTTAAAGATCTAGATTTCTGGCTTGGTGAAGTGGAAAGCTTGCTTACGTCCGAAGATGCTGGCAAAGATCTAGCTTCTGtacaaaatttaatgaaaaagcACCAGTTGGTTGAGGCTGACATTCAAGCACACGAAGAAAGGATCAAGGACATGAATGCGCAAGCAGATTCGCTGATTGAAAGTGGGCAATTTGACGCAGCTGGTATCCAAGAGAAACGACAGAGTATAAACGAGCGTTATGAGAGAATTCGTAACCTCGCTGCTCATAGACAGGCAAGGTTGAACGAAGCAAACACTTTGCATCAATTCTTCAGGGACATCGCCGATGAAGAGTCTTGGATCAAGGAGAAAAAGCTACTAGTTGGATCAGACGACTATGGTCGTGATCTCACTGGCGTACAAAACTTGAAGAAGAAACACAAGAGACTGGAGGCAGAGTTAGGTAGTCATGAGCCTGCTATACAAGCTGTTCAAGAAGCAGGAGAAAAATTGATGGACGTTTCTAATTTGGGAGTGCCCGAAATTGAGCAACGTCTAAAGCTACTCAATCAAGCATGGGCTGAATTAAAACAGCTAGCGGCCAATAGAGGTCAGAAACTGGATGAATCTCTAACTTATCAACAATTTTTAGCTAAAGTAGAAGAGGAAGAAGCTTGGATCACAGAAAAACAACAGTTGCTATCGGTCGAAGATTATGGTGACACTATGGCTGCTGTTCAAGGTTTACTGAAAAAACATGACGCATTTGAAACTGACTTTGCAGCTCATGGTGAACGTTGCAAAGACATTTGCGAAGCAGGGGAAGCTTTGATCAAGGCTGGAAATCATCGTGCGGATGCTATAGGACAAAGATGTGCCCAACTTCGTAACAAACTGGAACAACTTGGTGCTCTTGCTGCTAGAAGGAAGACACGACTTAATGATAATTCGGCTTATTTGCAGTTTATGTGGAAGGCAGATGTAGTTGAATCCTGGATCGCTGACAAGGAAACTCACGTACGCTCAGAAGAATTCGGACGAGATTTGTCTACCGTTCAGACACTGCTGACTAAACAAGAAACCTTTGATGCTGGATTGCATGCCTTTGAACACGAAGGAATTCAGAATATCACTTCTTTGAAGGAAATGTTAGTCGATTCTGGTCATGATCAGACGCCTAGTATTCAAAAACGTCATGCGGATGTTATTGCTCGTTGGCAGAAGCTTCTGGCCGATTCTGATGCGAGAAAGCAACGCTTGCTAAGAATGCAAGATCAGTTCAGACAAATCGAAGAATTGTATTTGACATTCGCTAAGAAAGCCTCTGCTTTCAACTCGTGGTTTGAGAACGCAGAAGAAGATTTAACAGACCCTGTGCGATGTAACAGTATCGAAGAAATTCGAGCCCTCAGAGAAGCACATGCACAATTCCAAGCGAGTTTATCCTCGGCAGAAGCAGACTTCGAAGCTTTAGCTGCCCTTGACAGGCAAATCAAGAGCTTCAATGTTGGCCCCAATCCGTACACATGGTTCACAATGGAAGCATTAGAAGATACCTGGCGTAATTTACAGAAGATAATTAAAGAACGCGACGTGGAGCTTGCAAAAGAAGCTCAACGGCAAGAAGAGAATGACAAGTTGCGTAAAGAGTTTGCTAAACATGCTAATGCATTCCATCAGTGGCTAGCGGAGACAAGAACGTCTATGATGGAAGGATCAGGATCATTAGAACAACAATTGGAAGCAACAAAGAGGAAGACTCAAGAGGTTCGTGCTCGTCGTCAAGATCTAAAGAAGATCGAAGACTTGGGAGCTATCTTGGAAGAACATCTAATCTTGGACAATCGTTACACGGAACATAGTACCGTAGGCTTGGCACAACAATGGGATCAATTAGATCAACTAGGAATGCGCATGCAACACAACTTGGAACAACAAATACAAGCACGTAACCAATCTGGCGTTTCTGAAGACGCACTCAAAGAGTTCTCGATGATGTTCAAACACTTCGACAAGGACAAGAGCGGTCGTCTAAATCACCAGGAATTCAAATCATGTTTGAGGGCCCTTGGTTACGATTTACCAATGGTAGAAGAAGGCCAGCCTGATCCAGAATTCGAAAACATTTTAG ATATCGTTGATCCGAATAGAGATGGTTACGTATCGTTACAAGAATACATGGCGTTTATGATTAGCAAGGAAACCGAGAATGTACAAAGTTCCGAAGAAATCGAAAATGCTTTCCGTGCTATTACTGCGGCAGATCGGCCATATGTTACGAAAGAAGAATTATATGCT AATCTTACCAAGGAGATGGCTGATTACTGTGTTGCTCGTATGAAACCTTACGTCGATCCAAAAACGGAGCGACCAATCACAGGAGCCTTGGATTATATCGAATTTACTCGCACTCTTTTCCAAAATTAG